The following proteins are encoded in a genomic region of Drosophila willistoni isolate 14030-0811.24 chromosome 3R, UCI_dwil_1.1, whole genome shotgun sequence:
- the LOC6647910 gene encoding protoporphyrinogen oxidase codes for MTTAVLGGGISGLSAGYYLLRRFGKPLTIYEASPRVGGWIRSETHKDRGFLFESGPRTIRPVGLPGANTMEIVEQLNLPVRAIPRSHVAAKNRMLYAKGQVCMLPNSPMGLFGTKPPFSQPLYKAFIHDLLAKSTLAKHGDESIYSFAERRFGKEIADYAISPMICGICAGDAREISVRFLMDGLFEKEQKYGGVLKGLFYARYKEKNSTKPGIFAQEQTKMYLQSKQEKWAMYGMDGGLEQLPRALRKYLGENDVNVQLSNPCRNLTFSDNGVRLSLRDADLPVDHVISSLPAYRLAALVKQQHPSLSAQLLDIPYVDVVVVNIQFEGNNLLKQNGFGLLVPPCEQLPVLGVIFDSCCFDMDGNTILTVMMGGRWFDQWFSDQPSPKKLLDTALRYVRQILEIKEDPKFCRVHTHHKCIPQYTVGHKHRVANIRKYIKTYKLPLSLCGAAFDGVGINDVILSARRQVEALPQSFSHPT; via the coding sequence ATGACGACGGCCGTTCTGGGCGGCGGCATCAGCGGCCTCTCCGCCGGCTATTACCTGTTGCGGCGATTCGGAAAACCACTGACCATCTATGAAGCCTCGCCTCGAGTGGGCGGCTGGATACGTTCCGAGACTCACAAGGATCGAGGATTCTTGTTTGAAAGCGGTCCAAGAACCATACGTCCCGTGGGACTGCCTGGAGCAAATACTATGGAAATTGTGGAGCAATTAAATCTGCCGGTTAGGGCTATACCACGATCTCATGTGGCTGCCAAGAATCGAATGCTATATGCCAAGGGGCAAGTGTGCATGTTGCCCAATAGTCCCATGGGATTGTTTGGCACAAAGCCGCCGTTCAGCCAACCACTGTACAAAGCCTTTATCCATGATCTTCTGGCTAAATCAACATTAGCCAAGCATGGAGATGAGTCGATCTATAGTTTTGCTGAACGGCGCTTTGGTAAGGAGATAGCAGACTATGCCATCAGCCCTATGATTTGTGGCATTTGTGCCGGCGATGCTCGAGAGATAAGCGTTCGGTTCCTTATGGACGGCCTGTTCGAGAAGGAGCAGAAATACGGAGGCGTTTTAAAGGGTTTGTTCTATGCGCGTTACAAGGAGAAAAATTCAACCAAACCAGGCATATTCGCCCAAGAGCAGACAAAGATGTACCTTCAATCGAAGCAGGAGAAGTGGGCCATGTATGGCATGGATGGGGGATTGGAGCAACTGCCACGAGCATTACGCAAATACCTTGGCGAAAATGATGTCAATGTGCAGTTATCCAATCCGTGTCGAAATCTAACGTTCAGTGACAATGGAGTGCGACTCAGCCTGAGGGATGCAGATCTGCCGGTCGATCATGTGATAAGTTCGCTTCCTGCATATCGCCTGGCGGCCCTGGTGAAGCAGCAGCATCCATCTCTGTCCGCTCAACTGCTGGATATTCCCTATGTAGATGTCGTGGTGGTGAATATACAGTTTGAAGGTAACAATCTGCTCAAACAAAACGGTTTTGGTCTGCTCGTTCCACCCTGCGAACAATTACCCGTTTTGGGTGTAATCTTTGATAGCTGCTGTTTTGACATGGACGGGAATACAATTCTTACGGTGATGATGGGTGGTCGGTGGTTTGATCAATGGTTCAGTGATCAGCCCAGTCCCAAGAAGCTGCTCGACACGGCATTGCGTTATGTACGTCAAATACTGGAGATCAAGGAGGATCCCAAATTCTGCCGAGTGCATACGCATCACAAATGTATTCCCCAGTATACAGTGGGCCATAAGCATCGCGTTGCAAACATACGGAAATACATTAAGACCTATAAGCTGCCATTGTCTCTGTGTGGTGCTGCCTTTGACGGTGTTGGAATCAACGATGTCATCCTTTCGGCCCGCCGACAAGTCGAGGCCCTACCCCAGTCATTTTCCCATCCCACTTAA